TTAAATCTAACATTAATTTGAAAAAAGGAGATTTAGTTGGCTATTCAAAAAATGATCATAAAATTTACATATTTACAAAAGACAATGTATATGCAGGGAAAGTTTTATCTCGTTTGGATGAAGGATACTATTTAGTATTTTATGATAAAACTTTTACTAATGAATTTAAGGAAATTATTGCATCTTCACAAAAGTATAGCGTTTCTTTTTATAGTTATAAATATAAAAGATTCGTAAGTAGTCTTGAAGGTGAAGATATACCAAATATATCTGTTATTCAAGCTAATAGGGCAGGGAATGGATATAAAGTCGACCAAGTGGAGTATCTAGATGCTGACTTTAGAAATCAATACTTAAAAGAATTACCAGAATACTTTGAAGATAGTAAAGTCAAAAAGGAAATTAGTAGAAATTGGTTAATTGTAGATTTTTGGATTTATTTAAAATATCATATTTCTAAGCTAAAAAATGCAATTCGAAATAAATTGAAAATACCTGTTTAGTAATCCCTATAACCCATATCGGGAATGATTCTAGGTTCCCGCTTTTTATGATTACGTGATCGAGGGCACACCGTGAAATAATGTCTCTCTCCATCGTTTGTCAATCTATGCAGTTTTCAGTTTTGAAAGAAGATAGGCTAATCGCATAGTCTATTTCTATAGATGAACTTCAAGGAATATATTTTCGTAATTGTTTATCAATAGTCAACTTCGGTTTGTTATTTTCTTATTAGCAGCATCAGATTTATTATAACCTGAATGAGTAGTAAGGTAAAGATAGAACCTCCAATCCCATAAAAATACTTAGTTTGATCTTCTAAATCACCGATTCGAAAACTATTAATTATGAAATATGCTTCAGCATTGGTGGGTAAATAAACAATTTCCTTTTCTTTTTCAATCGGCAGTTTAAATGTTTTCTGAGTCATCGATTGTTTTGGAAGCTCTTCATCGTGGAGTAACTTTCCCGAAAGTTCAGTATACCTTTCTTTTATCAACGGATTTGTTCTCCATCGAGCATAAGCATCACTATAATAGGGAAAAGCAGATCTATATTGTTTTCTAGTATAAAGGTCTTCACCTTTAGCTATCCACAGTTCAGTTTCTAATAATTCTAGTTTAGTTTGGTCGATTTTCAAATTCTGAAACTTAGAAAGCATATCTTGAGCTTCAAAAAACTTCTTCTCTTTCAGGGAATGTCTGTATAGAAAAATATCTTCTTCAGAAATGGAGTCTGCAAGTAAAAAGGAGGTAATAAGGAGAAAGAAAACAATACCTATCTTTTTCATATTTACCTACTTAAGATAATCGCTTTATGACCGAAGCGACTTCTCGGCATATTGATTGATTCAGGAACCCACGGATTCCCGCCAGGATTTGCTAAATCAAGAGAGTATACTTGATCAACAGGTAGGTTGAATTCTGATGCACCACCGAATAGATATAGTTTCCTTTTCTCATAGGAAACTTCCATCGCAGGATAATAAAGAGCTATAGGAGTATTTGATCCTGTGACAAAAGCATTAGAGGCGGTTCCCAAATATGAATACTCAAATCGATTCGAATTTGTTACAGCAGTGACTGGTTGAGAAATATTCGTTCCAGTAGAACCTCCTGCAATGAATAATGCGGGAGTGTCAGTTGGGAATGGATCTGTGGAAATAGGTCGATAACACGCATACCCTGAGCCGTGACGAGCTAGGGAAATAGATGCTTCAATTTTACCTGATGTTGAATTGAGTGATGGAGCATAGGCATCTGTAGTTGCATAAGCAAGACCATCGGAATAGAATCTTCCACCAGTAAAAACTAAACTTCCGTTGTAAGTGCACCCAGCCATATCAATTCTTGGAAAAATGTTCGTGCTAGATAATAAACTTACCCAAGTCCCAGTATTTCCGATGTTTGGGTAAAACTTATAAATAGTATTAAAAATTGTACCAGTGGTCATATCAGTAGTAGTGGTTCCTCCTAAAATGACTATTTCTTCATCAAAGGAACCAATGACGCCTCCTTGCAGAGTAGAGGGGATATCGGACAGATTTCGATTCCAAGTATTAGTTAGTGGGTCATAAGCTTCAACTAATCGACTCATTGTATAAACTGCACCGTTTTTGACAATTCCGCCAATTACATAGATTTTGTTTTTGAACGATACTATTTGAGCATTGAGCCTTGGTGTCGGAACATTTGTAACAGCTGAGTGCCAAATATTTTCAACTGGATCAAAATAATCAATTTCACTTACTGCATTTTTATCAGAACCAATTCCTCCTACAATCCAGATACTCCGACGGAATATAACTGCATTATCCGAGAGAGTTTTAAAAGTTGATGGAATACCAATACCGATCTCTTTGGTTCCGCAGGAAGGAACATATTTGTAATCCGAATCTGTAACCAAGTTGGAGAGGACAACTGCATGAACTTCATTGTCTAAAAAGGATGTATCAACATTATTGTAATTAGGTCCTGTAGTAACTAAAAAACCAGGAACCTTGCCCGAGCATTTCCAGGTCACTACCGCTGAGTTAGTTGATAAATTGGCAACTAATTGCCATTCAACCTTAGCATTGTTAGCTTTTCCTCCCTCAGTCAGCGGATTTGAACAATTCCAAATCAAAAAGAATATAAAGAAAAATGATGATTTAATAAATTTCATTAGAAATTGATTCCTCCTGACATTTCCAGCCCCGAACCACAATGGATTTTTTCTATTTCAAAAAAGCACAAGTTCTTCCAGCCGATGCGATAGAACGAATGTCCATATTTAAGACCCTGCCAGCCTAATTCGATATATGCAGATGGATTTTGCCCTATTATAGAATTGTTCTGATCAAAGCGAAAGGAAATAGATGAGATTCCTATACCTACAATTCCATAAAAATCTAATAGAGGATTTGATTGAAAGATTTTGGATTGATGGAGGTAAACGTAGCCAGATTGAGTTGTAATTTCATTGATTGGACCAGTGGACTGTAAATACTCAAACTTAAAGCCCAATTGATACGTATTTTTAAAACGTAAAAAAGCTGGTTCGGTAAACATAGATACTCCATAAAGCGGCGGAGTTTGATTGCCTAACGGCGGGAATAGTGGCAAATATGTAATGCTCCCTCCAACTCTTGTTTGGTTATCAAGTTTATCATTTGCTAGGTAAATAATCGGAAATTCTGGACGCTCGTCGGTTTCTGACACGTCGTTCTTGATTTCATTCTTATTTATTGTCAAAAATCCCAGTTCTGACTTAATAATCACCTCATCTTTGCTTTTGTCTGCGATGGTTCCTTTGATCACACTTCCATTTTTTAACGATAAAATTGCAATTTTGTAGGAATTATTTAGCTGTCTCTTGTTAACTAAATCATAATATTCAAGATCTTTTTTAGGGACTTTATACTCAGAACCCTTAAATCTGACAACAAGCAGACGTTCATCTTCATAAACGAATTCCGTATGGAAGACTTCTCCATTTGGAAATCGTAGTTCGGCAGGATAGGTTGGGATGGCGAAAATACCTAGGAAAAAGATATTTAATATTGTTAACAGAGATAATGTGCTTCGGTTCATCAATTCTCGGAAGTATTCGTTGACATGGTCTTTGGATGCCTGTTAGATGGCAAGACTATATTCTTTATTAGTTTTGTGAGAGTTATGAGAAAAGTTATATTTAATCTAATTATTATCGTTTTATTTTCTTTTTCATTTTTGTCGTTTTTAGGAGGACAAAAATTACCCCAACAGATGCCTGAGGTTAACGTTGATGCAGGTGGGAATGCTTCATTTTCGATTCCTTTGGAGATTCCTTCGGGCACTGGTGGACTTACTCCGACTTTGAGTTTATCATATAATTCTGGCGGT
This genomic stretch from Leptospira meyeri harbors:
- a CDS encoding kelch repeat-containing protein, which gives rise to MKFIKSSFFFIFFLIWNCSNPLTEGGKANNAKVEWQLVANLSTNSAVVTWKCSGKVPGFLVTTGPNYNNVDTSFLDNEVHAVVLSNLVTDSDYKYVPSCGTKEIGIGIPSTFKTLSDNAVIFRRSIWIVGGIGSDKNAVSEIDYFDPVENIWHSAVTNVPTPRLNAQIVSFKNKIYVIGGIVKNGAVYTMSRLVEAYDPLTNTWNRNLSDIPSTLQGGVIGSFDEEIVILGGTTTTDMTTGTIFNTIYKFYPNIGNTGTWVSLLSSTNIFPRIDMAGCTYNGSLVFTGGRFYSDGLAYATTDAYAPSLNSTSGKIEASISLARHGSGYACYRPISTDPFPTDTPALFIAGGSTGTNISQPVTAVTNSNRFEYSYLGTASNAFVTGSNTPIALYYPAMEVSYEKRKLYLFGGASEFNLPVDQVYSLDLANPGGNPWVPESINMPRSRFGHKAIILSR
- a CDS encoding LA_3334 family protein; this translates as MNRSTLSLLTILNIFFLGIFAIPTYPAELRFPNGEVFHTEFVYEDERLLVVRFKGSEYKVPKKDLEYYDLVNKRQLNNSYKIAILSLKNGSVIKGTIADKSKDEVIIKSELGFLTINKNEIKNDVSETDERPEFPIIYLANDKLDNQTRVGGSITYLPLFPPLGNQTPPLYGVSMFTEPAFLRFKNTYQLGFKFEYLQSTGPINEITTQSGYVYLHQSKIFQSNPLLDFYGIVGIGISSISFRFDQNNSIIGQNPSAYIELGWQGLKYGHSFYRIGWKNLCFFEIEKIHCGSGLEMSGGINF